ATGGCCGCGCCGGAGCCGAGGACGTCGGCGATCGGGCCGTTGCCCTTGCCGTCCCCGCGCAACGAGCCCGCGAGCTTGTCGAGGACATCGAGCACCCGCGCGAATTCGACCGGTGTGCGGGTGCGGTTCAAACCGATGGTGTCGTTGTTCCGGAGTGTGGGACCGCCCCGGTACGGCGGGGTCAACTCGATCTGCCGGTCGGTGAGGATCGAGTTCGAGATGGTGGCCGCCTGGACGTCGGCGGGAATCTTGACACCCCTGTCGACGGTGAACTCGACCTCGACGTAGCCGTTCTTGTTGCGGATCTTCGTGACCTCACCCACCGGCATGCCGAGGACTGCGACCACATTGCCCTCGTAGAGACCTGCGGCGCTGTCGAACTGGGCAGTGACGGTGATCGCGTCCATCTGCTGCTTCACGTAGGCGCCGCCGACCGCCAGCACCACGGCGCCGAGCACGGCCGCGGCGAGCACCGCCGCGACCAGCTTGTTCCTCAGGAGTTTCATTTGCAGTCCTGGAAGTACTGGATCATGCCGAACTGCTTGGCGCGACCGCTGATGGCACACATCCACGAGTCGACCAGCAGGCCACTGGAGGCGTTGAAGTCGATCGCGTTGCCGGTGCCGGTCATGTTGGCGATGTTGCGCATCGCGATCGATGCGGTCTGCAGGATGCTGCTGAGCATGCCGTCGTTCTTGGCCAGCAGCGAGGACAGTTCACGCAGATCGACGAGCAGCTGCTCCAATTCCGGCCGATCGTCGATGACGATGCCGCTCAACGTCTGCACGAGGTTGGTCAGCGCGTCCATCATCGCGTGGAATGTCGCGCGCCGAGCGACGAACTCCGCCAGCAGGGAGTTGCCCTGGTTCATCAGGCTGCCGATGGTGGACTTCTGGCGGTGGAGCGTGTTGCTGATCAATTCGGTGGTCTTGAGCAGTTCGCCCAGCTGATCGCGGCGTTGGGCGATGATCGTCGAGAGGGTGTGGGTGTTCTGCAGCGCCTGTGGGATCACCGGCGGGAGCGTCTCCAGCTGAGAACCGAGGATCTGCAGCGTCTGCGCGAACTTGTCGGAGTCCACCTGCTCGAAGGTCGTGGTGACGTCGGTCAACGCCTCCTGCAGGTCGTATGGCACGTCGGTGTGGGACAGGTCGAACGTCTTGTCCGGCAGCGCACCGTCGCCCGCCGGCTCCAACGAGAGATAGCGCGATCCCAGGATGGTCGTGACCATGATCGTCGCGCGTGAATCCTCGCCGAGTGCAACGTCATTGCGCACCTTGATCTTCGCCTCGACGTGGTCGCCCGCCAGGCGCATGCTCTTGACCTCGCCGACGGGGATTCCGGCCACCGTCACCGGGTTGCCGGCCTTGAGCGCGGCCGCCTGCAGGAAGCGCGCGGTGTACTGCGTGTACCCGATGTCGGCGACCCGCACGAGCAGCATCGCGCCGATCAGCACCGACACCACCGCCACTGCGATGACACCGAGCCACAGGCGGTTGTAGCTCTCCAATGGCCTGCGCCGCTTGGCCTTCCGTGCCTCAGCCATTCGCCATGCTCCTGCACTTGGGGGTGTGTTGCGCCTTGTTTCCCGGCGTGGCCGCATCGACGATGATCGGCGTGACATCGTTGAGCCCAGGGAAGAACGCGGTGGCGTTCAGATCGCACAGGTAGGAGTTGGCGTACGTGCCCTCCTGGGTGATACGCGCGAAACCCTTCAACATCAGCGGAAGATTGGCACCGACGAATGCCAGTTGCGGTTCGATGCCGACCATGTGCGCGGCGAAACCCGGTTGACGCTGGACGAGTTCGTTGAGCGACGGGTACACCTCATCGGAGATCGCCGACAGTTGGCGCACCACCTTGGCGATCGAGCCCATCGACTGCACCAGTTCGGGCCGGCGCGCCTCGAACGTCGCCACGACCGACTGGGCCTCCGAGACGATGTGGTCCAGGTCGTCGTTGTGGCGGGCCAGGTTGGCCGCCACGGCGTTCAGGTCGGTGATCACCGTGCCGAGCTCCTCGTCGCGTCCGGCGAAGGCCTCGGTGAGCTCGGCCGTCTGGTCGATCAGGGCGGTGATGGACCCCTGGTCGCCCTGCAGTGATCGGATGACGCCCTCGGTGAGGTTGTTCGCGTACTTCGGGTCGAGCACGCTGAACAACGGCTCGTAGCCGTTGAGCAGAGTGCCGACGTCGAACGACGGGTCGGTGCGTTCGATGGGAATCACGCTGCCGCCGGGCAACGGCGTGGGGTCACCCTCCTTGCCAAGGGACAGCCCGAGATACCGCTGCCCGACGATGTTCTGGTATGTCACCGACGCCACGGTGGTGCCGAAAACCTGCTGATCGGCCTGCACCACGAAGGACACTCTCGCGTGCTTGCCGTCGAGCTCGATCTTCTCCACGCGGCCGACGCGGACCCCGGCCATGCGCACGTCGTCTCCCTCGCGCAATCCGAACACGTCGGTGAACACCGCCGTGTACGGCACGGTCCGGCCGCCCACGTCCCGGCGCAGCGTGACGTAGACCATCCACGTCAACGTCAGCGCCACCACCATGAACAACGACAGTCCGATGAGCGCGCCGCGGTATTTCATCGGGGCTCCTCTCCTGCAGCCGGTTCGGCGAGCGACACCGTCATCCCGCGTGCGACCGGCCCAAGCAGCAGCTGGGTGGCCGTGCTGGCCGGTTGACCGGTGATCACACTGAGCGTCACACGTTCCTGCTCACTGCCGACGGGGCCGACGTTGCCCCCGAACGATGCGGCCGCGGCTTCGGCCGCCATCGGCCCCGCCTGCACGGGAGCGGCCGGAGCCGGTGGCGGCCCACCCGGTTTCGGTGCGACCGGCGCCAACGGCGACTGGTTGACACCGGGCGGCGGCGTGGACGGCAGCCCGGGATTCGCCGAGCCAGCTGCCGGCGGTGCCGGCAGCATCCCCGGTGGCAATGGCGGATTCGGGTCGGCCAGACTCGGATTCGGGTTGATCAGCGGCGGGCCGACCGCGACCAGGTTCCCGTTCTCACCGACGACGGTGCCCGGCGGGGGCGCGAGATCCTTGGGCGGTTGGTAGTTTCGCGGCAGCATCTGGTCCGGCAGCGCGGGTCGCGTCACCACGAGCGGCGCGGTGAAACAGCTGGGCCCTTTGAGTTCCCCGTACTGCGGGCAATCGGCGCGGGTGTAGGTGTGGCTCGGGGTGAACGACAGGTTCATCCGCATGTTGCCGACGTTGCTTTCGGGCCGCCAGACCTCCTGGAAGAACTTGTCGGACAGTTGGTTCAGTTTGACGAACGCCGGCAGCCAGTGGTGCGATGTGTCGGCCAGGTTGCCCACCACCGGCGTCAGCTCAGAGGTGATCGTCACCATCCGGTCGGTGTGGTTGTTCAGCGCGGTACGGGTGGTGTCGAGGGTTTTCATGCCTGCGCTGATCAGGGAGTCGAGTTGGGACCGCTGCTCCACGAGCGTCTGCATCGGACGGACGGCCGTGTGCAGGGCGTCGACCAACTCGGGCGCGGTTTGCTGCAGACCGCGGGTGGCCTCGATGAGTGCCGACATCGTGGTGGGACCCGCCGGGTCGGTCGCCACGATGGAATCGACCTCGTCGATGAGGCGATTCAATTGCGCGCCGCTGGTGAGCAATTCGTTGCGGCGCCCTTCGGTGGCAGCGTTGACCGCGGCGAGCAGACCCACGGTGTGGTCCTCGCGGCCGCGGCCGGTGGCGGCGAGGATGTCGCGCAGCTTGCTGATGGTGGTTTGGAACAACACCGTCGGCAGTTCGGTGTCCTCGGGGATGTGCGCCCCGGCCGCGATTGCCGGGGCACGGCTCGAAACACTGGCCGATCCGTCGGCGCGGTCGACCAGTTGCACCGACGACACCGCGAACACATTGCTCGGCACCACGCGGGCGGTCACGGTGCTCGGGATGGACGACGCGTATTCGGGGTCGAGGTTGATGTGGACGTAGTTCGGCTCACCGTGGGCGGCCGGGGTGACGTCCTCGACCATGCCGACCAGCACGCCGTGGTACTTGACATCGGAGCGTTGCGGCAGGCCGTCACCGACGTTGACCAGTGCGGCCACGACCCGCACGTACGGGTCCAGCCGCCCGGTCGCCTTCACCAGCAGGACCGTCGAGATGATCCCTGCGACAACGAGAACGGCGAGGCCACAGGCCAACAGCTGTCGCTCGGATGGCCCCCGGCCGTCGAGTTCGATGGAATTCCCCATGTCAACCGCCGAACCGTGCGCCCGCGTCAACCGACCACAACGCCATGGTCAGCAGCATGTTGACGATGATCACCACGGTGATGCTGGCCCGCATGGCGTGACCGGCCGCGACGCCCACACCCACCGGACCGCCGGACGCGTAGAACCCGTAGTAGCACTGCACCGTGGAGGCGATCCACACGAAGATGATGGTTTTGAGCAGCGAGTAGACGATGTCCTGTCCGGACAGCATCAGGGTGAAGTAGTGCAGATACGAACCCGTCGATGCGCCGCTGATCAAAAACACCACGGTTTGCGTGGTCAGGTAGCTCACCGCCAGGCACATCACGTACAGCGGGATCACCGCGACCACCGCCGCCATCAGCCGCGTCGTCACGAGGTACGGAATCGGCCGGATCGCAATGGAATCCAGCGCGTCGATCTCCTCGGCGATGCGCATCGATCCGAGTTGCGCGGTGAAGCGGCAACCCGCCTGGGTGGCGAACGCCAGGGATGCGGCAATCGGCGCGAGTTCACGGGTGTTGACCAGCGCCGAGATGATGCCGGTCGCGGGTCCCAGACCGAGCAGGTCGAGGAAGTTGTAGCCCTCGATGCCGACGAGGGCGCCGACGGTGATGCCCAGGACCACGGCGACGCCGGCGGTCCCGCCACCGACAACGAGAGACCCGTTGCCCCAGGCGATGTCGGAGAGCAGACGAACGAACTCACCGCGGTAGTGCCGCAGCACGATCGGGATAGCCGCCACGGCGCGCACGAAGAACACGAGCATGTGTCCGAGGCGGATGACCGGCTTGGAGGCGCGCTGCGCGAAGCGCACCCACGGGGCGAGCAGTGTCGGGACGTATGACGAGGCGGTCATGTCACAGGCCCACCCGCGGGAACAGCATGATGTAGAGCTGGCTGATCGCGACGTTGACGATCATCAGCAGCAGGATCGATTCGACGACGGCGGCGTTGACCGAGTTGGCCACCCCGGTCGGCCCACCCACGGTGGACAGACCCTTCTGGCAGGCGACCACCGCGACGATGGCGCCGAAGATCACCGCCTTGATCAACGCCACGATCATGTCGCCGGTCGTCGCGAACGATGCGAAGGTCGCGACAAAGCTCCCCGGCGCACCGTCCTGGAAGTAGACGTTGAACAGGAAGCTCGCGAGGAATCCGACGAAGCACACGACCCCGGTCAGCGCGACACCGATCATGATGGCCGCGGCGAAGCGCGGGACGACCAGCCGTCTGATCACCGAGACACCCATGACCTCCATGGCGTCGGTTTCTTCGCGCATCTTGCGCGAACCGAGGTCGGCGGTGATGGCCGAGCCGACCGCGGCGGCCATGAGGACGGCCGCGGTCAGCGATGCGGCCTGACGGATGACGGCCAGGCCGCTGGCCGCACCGGCCAGTGACGTCGCACCCACCTGTCCGGCCAGCAGTGCGAACTGGATGGAGAGCGTGACACCGATGGGAAGGGCCACCAACACGGTCGGCACGACGGCGGTGCCCGCCATGAACGCACCCTGGCGGATGAACTCCTGCCACTGAAACCGCCCGCTGAACAGCTCGGTGAACAGGTACTGGACCGTACGCACCCCGAGCACGAACTGATCGCCGACGGTGGTCAGCGAGGCGATCGGATGGCGCCGGACGTAGCCGGTCGCCCACTTCCCGATCGCCTCGGGTCCGCTCGGGAGTGCTCCCCCCTCCGACACACGTTCAGGTGACGCGGTCATCCGATCCCGTCACGCGTAGACACCATCATTCCTCCCGGTAACGAGACGCCCCCACGGGTAACTCGCGGTGGTTGGCACCGTAGCTGCGGCCGTCTCGCGGCGTCAACAGTCCGCCGAATAATCATTCACTTATCGGAGTTTCACGACGCAATCCGCAGCGTGCGCGTCACGGGCTCGCGTTTTCCTCCGCGCCGAGGTGGTCAACCGACCGACAATTGACGACAGTGTAAACCAAGGGGTATCAACGCATTTGACAACTCTCGTCGGCCGGCGCGAACCACACCTCGTGCGCACGGACGTCCCACGCACTGCAGAGCGGTCCACATCCCCGGTTTGCATGCAGAGTATGCACGTTAACTTCAGGCTTGTACGCCGAATCGGAAAAATCGCCGCCAGGGGTTTGCCAGACGGTTCCCGTACAGCCTCGGACCCGCCGTCAGGCGTCGTGACCGGCTTCGCGGTTGGCCTGCGCGACGATCGAACCAAGCACGCCGGGTAGCGCGGCCTCGATCTCGAGCATGCGCAGCTGCTGACATACATATCCGTCGACCACGTGGCGTTCCATCAGCCCCGCGTCGCGCAGCAGATTGAAGTGGTGCGTCGCGGTGGACTTGCTGATGCCGTCGTAGAGGTCGACGCACCGCACCGGCCCGCCGGCATTGGCCAGGCGCCGCACGATCTCGAGCCGGATCGGGTCCTGAAGCGCGCCCAGGACCTGATGAATGGGCGCGACGGGTCGGCTCACCTCCGCGACGGTCGTGCGTTCACCCATGACAGCCCCCATGAAACACCGGCGCGGTTTGATGATCATCAAACCGGCGCTATTCTGAACCGAGTTCGATATCCATCAAACTACGCCACGAGGAGTGACGATGGCATCCGTTACGGCGGATCACCCGGTCCACACGGATACGCAACGCTGGGCCTACCCACTGCTCCTTGTTCTCTGCGGCGTGGCGCTCGGCGTCTCGGGTGTGCCCGCGCCGCTGTACCACCTCTATGAGACGACGTGGCACCTGACACCGCTGGCCACCACCGTCGTCTTCGCGTCCTATGCCGTCGCCGCGCTCGCCGCGGTGCTCATCTCAGGACGCATCTCCGACGTCGTCGGCCGCAAGCCCGTTCTGGTCGGCGCACTCGTCGCGATGATCGTGGGCCTCGGAGTGTTCCTGGTGGCCGACGACATCACGCTGCTGCTGGTCGCCCGGACCATCCACGGCGCGGCGGTCGGGTCGATCGTCGTGGTGGCAGCCGCGGCCCTACTCGATCTGCGTCCGCACCTCGGCCCGCGAACCGGACAACTCAGCGGGGTGGCGTTCAACATCGGCATGACCATCGCGATCGTCGGGTCGGCGATGCTGGCGCAGTACGCGCCGTACCCGTTGCGCACACCCTATGCCGCGGTGGCCGTCGTGTGCGCGATCGTCGGCGTCGGCGTCATCCTGCTACGCGAGACCCACACCGCGCGGGCCGCAGGACGGATCCGGATCACCAAACCCGCCGTCGCCCAGGAGATCCGGTCGGACTTCTGGTTCTCGGCCCTCGGCGCGATGGCGTCGTGGTCGGTGCTGGGCGTGCTGCTGTCGCTGTACCCGTCGCTGGCCGCGCGCCAGACGCACATCGACAACCTGCTGTTCGGCGGCGGTGTCGTCGGGGTCACGGCCTTCTCCGCGGCGCTGGCACAACTCGCCGCCACACGCATACCCGCGCATCGCGCGGCGATCATCGGTGACATCGGCATGGCCGTCGCCCTGCTGGTGACCGTGCCGGTGCTGCTGACGCACTCGTGGCCGCTGGTGTTCGCGGCAGCGGCACTGCTCGGCGTGACATTCGGGATCGGGTTCGGCGGATCGCTGCGCCACCTGTCCCAGGTGGTGCCGCCGGACCAGCGGGGCGAGACGATGTCGGCGTTCTACGTCCTGGCCTACACCGCGATGACGGTGCCCACCCTGGTGGCCGGATGGGCCGCGACCCGCTGGGACATCGCGGTGGTGTTCCCGTGGTTCGCCGGTGCCGTGGCAGTCGCGTGCGTGGCCGCGGCCGTGATCGGGGCGCGCAGCATGCGGGTCTCGCAACGCAGTTGACGAACTCCCGGTCAGCGACGGTCTTCCGGCAATACGCTGATCGCCATGTCAGCATCGCAACGCGTACCCAAAGTCGTCGTGCTCGGCGGGGGCTCCTGGGGCACCACGGTCGCCTCGATATGCGCGCGACGCGGGCCCACACTGCAGTGGGTGCGGTCGGAGGAAACCGCGAAAGACATCAACGAGAACCACCGCAACTCGCGGTATCTCGGTGACGAGGTCGCCCTGCCCGAAACTCTCAAGGCCACCAACGATTTCGGCGAGGCCGCCAACTGCGCCGATGTCATCGTGATGGGTGTGCCCTCGCACGGCTTCCGCGGCGTCCTACAGGAACTCGCACGCGAACTGCGACCGTGGGTGCCGGTGGTGTCCCTGGTCAAGGGTTTGGAGCAGGGCACCAACATGCGGATGAGCCAGATCGTCGACGAGGTGCTGCCCGGACACCCGGCCGGCATCCTTGCCGGGCCCAACATCGCCCGCGAGGTCGCCGAGGGCTACGCCGCAGCCGCGGTGCTGGCCATGCCCGACCAGCACCTCGCCGCGAAACTCGCAGAGCTGTTCCGCACCAAGCGGTTCCGCACCTACACCACCGACGACGTGACCGGCGTCGAGATGGCCGGTGCGCTCAAGAACGTCTACGCGATCGCGGTCGGCATGGGCTACTCCCTGGGGATCGGGGAGAACACCCGCGCCATGGTCATCGCCCGCGCCGTGCGGGAGATGGCCAAGATGGGCGAGGCCGCGGGCGGACAACGCGATACGTTCGCCGGGCTCGCGGGCATGGGCGATCTCATCGTCACCTGCACCAGCCAGCGCAGCCGCAACCGCCACGTCGGCGAACAGCTCGGGGCGGGCAAGAAGATCGACGAGATCATCGCGTCGATGAACCAGGTTGCCGAGGGCGTGAAAGCGGCCAGCGTCATCATGGAGTTCGCCGACCAGTACGGGCTGAACATGCCGATCGCCAGGGAGGTCGACGCCGTGATCAACCACGGGTCGACCGTGGAGCAGGCCTACCGCGGACTCATGGCCGAGAAGACCGGCCACGAGGTGCACAGCTCGGGGTTCTGATCTCAGCTGCCACGTACCGCAGCGCTGAAGTCCTCGGCTCCGACCGGGGGTGCGATGGTCCACAGCACCTCGGCTTCCCCCGCGGTCGGGTTGTGCCAGTCGTGTAGCTGCGTGGCCCCGAAGGTGAGGCAGTCACCGACGTTCAACAGCACGGTCTCACCGTCGACGGTGATGCTGAGGGCACCGCGCAACACGTAGGCCACGATCGTCGCGGCATCGAGTCGGTAGGCACCGCCCGACCCTCCCCCTGGCCGCATCACGGTCCGCATGACCTGGACGTGGTGCTCGGTTTTCGGGGTGAGCAACTCTTCGCGGACGCCGTGACCGCCCATCTCCAGCGGTGCTCCGGCACCGCTGCGGACGATCGGTGCGGCGGGGTACTCGAAGAGGTCGCCGATGCCGATTCCGAGAGCGTCGCAGATCCGCATCAACACCGGGACCGAGACGTTGGTCATGCCGCGTTCGGCCAGGCTGAGGAACCCCTTGGTCACCTCGGCCTTTGCCGCCACATCCGTCAGGCT
This genomic window from Mycolicibacterium goodii contains:
- a CDS encoding helix-turn-helix domain-containing protein translates to MSLTDVAAKAEVTKGFLSLAERGMTNVSVPVLMRICDALGIGIGDLFEYPAAPIVRSGAGAPLEMGGHGVREELLTPKTEHHVQVMRTVMRPGGGSGGAYRLDAATIVAYVLRGALSITVDGETVLLNVGDCLTFGATQLHDWHNPTAGEAEVLWTIAPPVGAEDFSAAVRGS
- a CDS encoding MlaE family ABC transporter permease produces the protein MTASPERVSEGGALPSGPEAIGKWATGYVRRHPIASLTTVGDQFVLGVRTVQYLFTELFSGRFQWQEFIRQGAFMAGTAVVPTVLVALPIGVTLSIQFALLAGQVGATSLAGAASGLAVIRQAASLTAAVLMAAAVGSAITADLGSRKMREETDAMEVMGVSVIRRLVVPRFAAAIMIGVALTGVVCFVGFLASFLFNVYFQDGAPGSFVATFASFATTGDMIVALIKAVIFGAIVAVVACQKGLSTVGGPTGVANSVNAAVVESILLLMIVNVAISQLYIMLFPRVGL
- a CDS encoding MCE family protein, with amino-acid sequence MKYRGALIGLSLFMVVALTLTWMVYVTLRRDVGGRTVPYTAVFTDVFGLREGDDVRMAGVRVGRVEKIELDGKHARVSFVVQADQQVFGTTVASVTYQNIVGQRYLGLSLGKEGDPTPLPGGSVIPIERTDPSFDVGTLLNGYEPLFSVLDPKYANNLTEGVIRSLQGDQGSITALIDQTAELTEAFAGRDEELGTVITDLNAVAANLARHNDDLDHIVSEAQSVVATFEARRPELVQSMGSIAKVVRQLSAISDEVYPSLNELVQRQPGFAAHMVGIEPQLAFVGANLPLMLKGFARITQEGTYANSYLCDLNATAFFPGLNDVTPIIVDAATPGNKAQHTPKCRSMANG
- a CDS encoding MCE family protein, whose amino-acid sequence is MAEARKAKRRRPLESYNRLWLGVIAVAVVSVLIGAMLLVRVADIGYTQYTARFLQAAALKAGNPVTVAGIPVGEVKSMRLAGDHVEAKIKVRNDVALGEDSRATIMVTTILGSRYLSLEPAGDGALPDKTFDLSHTDVPYDLQEALTDVTTTFEQVDSDKFAQTLQILGSQLETLPPVIPQALQNTHTLSTIIAQRRDQLGELLKTTELISNTLHRQKSTIGSLMNQGNSLLAEFVARRATFHAMMDALTNLVQTLSGIVIDDRPELEQLLVDLRELSSLLAKNDGMLSSILQTASIAMRNIANMTGTGNAIDFNASSGLLVDSWMCAISGRAKQFGMIQYFQDCK
- a CDS encoding ArsR/SmtB family transcription factor gives rise to the protein MGERTTVAEVSRPVAPIHQVLGALQDPIRLEIVRRLANAGGPVRCVDLYDGISKSTATHHFNLLRDAGLMERHVVDGYVCQQLRMLEIEAALPGVLGSIVAQANREAGHDA
- a CDS encoding MlaD family protein produces the protein MGNSIELDGRGPSERQLLACGLAVLVVAGIISTVLLVKATGRLDPYVRVVAALVNVGDGLPQRSDVKYHGVLVGMVEDVTPAAHGEPNYVHINLDPEYASSIPSTVTARVVPSNVFAVSSVQLVDRADGSASVSSRAPAIAAGAHIPEDTELPTVLFQTTISKLRDILAATGRGREDHTVGLLAAVNAATEGRRNELLTSGAQLNRLIDEVDSIVATDPAGPTTMSALIEATRGLQQTAPELVDALHTAVRPMQTLVEQRSQLDSLISAGMKTLDTTRTALNNHTDRMVTITSELTPVVGNLADTSHHWLPAFVKLNQLSDKFFQEVWRPESNVGNMRMNLSFTPSHTYTRADCPQYGELKGPSCFTAPLVVTRPALPDQMLPRNYQPPKDLAPPPGTVVGENGNLVAVGPPLINPNPSLADPNPPLPPGMLPAPPAAGSANPGLPSTPPPGVNQSPLAPVAPKPGGPPPAPAAPVQAGPMAAEAAAASFGGNVGPVGSEQERVTLSVITGQPASTATQLLLGPVARGMTVSLAEPAAGEEPR
- a CDS encoding MFS transporter; the encoded protein is MASVTADHPVHTDTQRWAYPLLLVLCGVALGVSGVPAPLYHLYETTWHLTPLATTVVFASYAVAALAAVLISGRISDVVGRKPVLVGALVAMIVGLGVFLVADDITLLLVARTIHGAAVGSIVVVAAAALLDLRPHLGPRTGQLSGVAFNIGMTIAIVGSAMLAQYAPYPLRTPYAAVAVVCAIVGVGVILLRETHTARAAGRIRITKPAVAQEIRSDFWFSALGAMASWSVLGVLLSLYPSLAARQTHIDNLLFGGGVVGVTAFSAALAQLAATRIPAHRAAIIGDIGMAVALLVTVPVLLTHSWPLVFAAAALLGVTFGIGFGGSLRHLSQVVPPDQRGETMSAFYVLAYTAMTVPTLVAGWAATRWDIAVVFPWFAGAVAVACVAAAVIGARSMRVSQRS
- a CDS encoding NAD(P)H-dependent glycerol-3-phosphate dehydrogenase encodes the protein MSASQRVPKVVVLGGGSWGTTVASICARRGPTLQWVRSEETAKDINENHRNSRYLGDEVALPETLKATNDFGEAANCADVIVMGVPSHGFRGVLQELARELRPWVPVVSLVKGLEQGTNMRMSQIVDEVLPGHPAGILAGPNIAREVAEGYAAAAVLAMPDQHLAAKLAELFRTKRFRTYTTDDVTGVEMAGALKNVYAIAVGMGYSLGIGENTRAMVIARAVREMAKMGEAAGGQRDTFAGLAGMGDLIVTCTSQRSRNRHVGEQLGAGKKIDEIIASMNQVAEGVKAASVIMEFADQYGLNMPIAREVDAVINHGSTVEQAYRGLMAEKTGHEVHSSGF
- a CDS encoding ABC transporter permease, which produces MTASSYVPTLLAPWVRFAQRASKPVIRLGHMLVFFVRAVAAIPIVLRHYRGEFVRLLSDIAWGNGSLVVGGGTAGVAVVLGITVGALVGIEGYNFLDLLGLGPATGIISALVNTRELAPIAASLAFATQAGCRFTAQLGSMRIAEEIDALDSIAIRPIPYLVTTRLMAAVVAVIPLYVMCLAVSYLTTQTVVFLISGASTGSYLHYFTLMLSGQDIVYSLLKTIIFVWIASTVQCYYGFYASGGPVGVGVAAGHAMRASITVVIIVNMLLTMALWSVDAGARFGG